The following proteins come from a genomic window of Microbacterium lemovicicum:
- a CDS encoding FAD-binding protein produces the protein MERNWAGTHEYTAPWILPVADEDDVRHAVREAERRVHALGTRHSFTDLPDTDGTLLDLAGLTGGFLLDEGAGTVTVAAGTRYGVLAEFLESNGYALHNLGSLPHISVGGATATATHGSGDGNGVLTTAVRGIRWIDASGEVRETREGDPDFPALAVGLGAFGIVVAVTLAVQPTFRARQDIYVGVTWDAALADLDAVTGAGYSVSVFTLWNEESVGFVWVKTRVESGDADVPDTLLDGRRDHEAAPLGTAGNVTEVRGVPGPWLQRLPHFRLDAVPSFGDEIQSEYFIAREDAPAALRAMVALGERIRPVLIVSELRTAAADELWLSGAYRRDMLAIHFTFVNDPAGVRAVLPAIEAALAPYAARPHWAKLHTFDAERIARVHPRLADAREVYERLDPEGRFSNAHLERVGVRRAR, from the coding sequence ATGGAGCGCAACTGGGCCGGAACGCACGAGTACACCGCACCGTGGATCCTCCCCGTGGCGGATGAGGACGACGTGCGGCACGCCGTGCGCGAGGCCGAGCGCCGCGTGCACGCCCTGGGCACCCGGCACTCCTTCACCGACCTTCCCGACACCGACGGCACGCTGCTCGACCTCGCGGGCCTGACCGGCGGATTCCTGCTCGACGAGGGCGCCGGCACGGTCACGGTCGCCGCCGGCACGCGCTACGGCGTGCTCGCGGAGTTCCTCGAGTCCAACGGCTACGCCCTGCACAACCTCGGCTCGCTGCCGCACATCTCCGTCGGCGGGGCGACCGCGACGGCCACGCACGGCTCGGGCGACGGCAACGGCGTCCTGACGACCGCGGTCCGCGGCATCCGCTGGATCGACGCGTCGGGCGAGGTGCGCGAGACGCGCGAGGGCGACCCCGACTTCCCGGCGCTCGCCGTCGGCCTCGGCGCGTTCGGGATCGTCGTGGCGGTGACGCTGGCGGTGCAGCCGACCTTCCGCGCCCGCCAGGACATCTACGTCGGGGTCACGTGGGATGCCGCGCTCGCCGACCTCGACGCCGTCACCGGGGCCGGCTACAGCGTCTCCGTCTTCACCCTCTGGAACGAGGAGTCGGTGGGCTTCGTGTGGGTCAAGACCCGCGTGGAGTCCGGTGATGCGGATGTGCCCGACACCCTGCTGGACGGCCGCCGCGACCATGAGGCCGCCCCGCTCGGCACGGCGGGCAACGTCACCGAGGTGCGCGGGGTCCCCGGGCCGTGGCTGCAGCGCCTGCCCCACTTCCGGCTGGACGCCGTGCCGTCGTTCGGCGACGAGATCCAGAGCGAGTACTTCATCGCGCGCGAGGACGCCCCGGCCGCCCTGCGGGCGATGGTCGCGCTCGGCGAGCGGATCCGTCCCGTCCTCATCGTCAGCGAGCTGCGCACCGCCGCGGCCGACGAGCTGTGGCTGAGCGGCGCCTACCGGCGCGACATGCTCGCCATCCACTTCACCTTCGTCAACGACCCGGCCGGTGTCCGCGCGGTGCTGCCGGCGATCGAAGCCGCGCTCGCCCCGTACGCGGCGCGTCCGCACTGGGCCAAGCTGCACACCTTCGACGCCGAGCGGATCGCCCGCGTGCACCCGCGCCTCGCCGACGCCCGCGAGGTCTATGAGCGCCTCGACCCGGAGGGCCGCTTCTCCAACGCGCACCTCGAGCGCGTCGGGGTGCGCCGGGCGCGCTGA
- a CDS encoding MFS transporter, producing the protein MHETVSDIFTRRRWAGLVFISIAVSLIIVDSTIVNVAIPAIVDDLGITSTEVQWVQEAYTLVFAAFLLVFGSLADRFGRRRLLILGVVLFAVSSVAAAFAPTGGLLILARLVQGVGGAMVLPTTLSLINATFRGKERGIAFAVWGSTIGGMAAVGPLLGGWLTTDFSWRWAFAINIPLGILIIVGVLLCVGESKADRPGRIDGVGAALAVVSSATLVFGLIEGRTYGWWTTEKAPAVGDWTWPFALSPVPISFAIAVVGVAAFVLWARHRSRLGRTTLIASGLFRIPSFRNGNIAALVVSLGEFGIILSLPLWLQFVQGFSALQTGFALLALAIGSFVASGAAGATTGRISPVAVVRVGLVAEIIGVAGVGYIVGAGIGWGWLIPCLFVYGFGVGLATAQLTGVVLADVPVAESGQGSGTQSTARQIGSALGVAILGTVLFTSTAGILGAKLDDRGLPPEQRDQVVSAVVDSAGGAIAGLEQSPDTAAIADDAKAAFSEGTRLGAFTAAGFLTLGLVASLSLGPSRGGRREEEARERDGAPTTP; encoded by the coding sequence ATGCACGAGACCGTGAGCGACATCTTCACCCGCCGTCGCTGGGCGGGCCTGGTGTTCATCAGCATCGCCGTGTCGCTCATCATCGTGGATTCGACGATCGTCAACGTCGCCATCCCCGCCATCGTGGACGACCTGGGCATCACCTCCACCGAGGTGCAGTGGGTCCAGGAGGCGTACACGCTCGTCTTCGCGGCGTTCCTCCTGGTCTTCGGCAGCCTCGCCGACCGCTTCGGCCGTCGGCGCCTGCTCATCCTCGGCGTGGTGCTGTTCGCGGTATCCTCGGTCGCCGCCGCCTTCGCCCCCACCGGCGGACTGCTCATCCTGGCCCGCCTCGTGCAGGGCGTCGGCGGCGCGATGGTGCTGCCCACCACGCTGTCGCTCATCAACGCCACCTTCCGCGGCAAGGAGCGCGGCATCGCCTTCGCCGTCTGGGGATCGACCATCGGCGGCATGGCCGCCGTCGGGCCGCTCCTGGGCGGCTGGCTGACTACGGACTTCTCGTGGCGCTGGGCCTTCGCGATCAACATCCCGCTCGGCATACTGATCATCGTCGGCGTGCTGCTGTGCGTCGGCGAGTCGAAGGCCGATCGCCCCGGACGCATCGATGGCGTCGGCGCGGCCCTCGCGGTCGTCTCCAGCGCGACCCTCGTCTTCGGCCTCATCGAAGGTCGCACCTACGGGTGGTGGACCACCGAGAAGGCCCCGGCCGTCGGCGACTGGACGTGGCCGTTCGCCCTCTCGCCCGTGCCGATCTCGTTCGCGATCGCGGTCGTGGGCGTCGCGGCCTTCGTGCTGTGGGCGCGGCATCGCAGCCGGCTCGGCAGGACGACCCTCATCGCGTCGGGGCTGTTCCGCATCCCGTCGTTCCGCAACGGCAACATCGCCGCGCTCGTCGTCTCGCTCGGCGAGTTCGGCATCATCCTGTCGCTTCCGCTGTGGCTGCAGTTCGTGCAGGGCTTCTCGGCGCTGCAGACCGGCTTCGCACTGCTGGCGCTCGCGATCGGCTCCTTCGTCGCGAGCGGCGCGGCGGGTGCGACGACCGGGCGCATCTCGCCGGTCGCCGTCGTGCGGGTCGGGCTCGTGGCCGAGATCATCGGCGTCGCCGGCGTGGGCTACATCGTCGGGGCCGGCATCGGGTGGGGATGGCTCATCCCCTGCCTGTTCGTCTACGGCTTCGGGGTCGGACTCGCGACCGCCCAGCTGACGGGTGTCGTGCTCGCCGACGTGCCCGTCGCCGAGAGCGGCCAGGGCTCGGGCACGCAGTCCACCGCCCGGCAGATCGGCTCCGCGCTCGGCGTCGCGATCCTCGGCACCGTGCTGTTCACCAGCACCGCCGGCATCCTCGGGGCGAAGCTCGATGACCGCGGACTCCCGCCTGAGCAGCGCGACCAGGTGGTCTCGGCGGTGGTCGACAGCGCCGGCGGCGCGATCGCGGGCCTCGAGCAGTCGCCGGACACCGCGGCGATCGCGGACGACGCGAAGGCCGCCTTCTCGGAGGGCACGCGCCTCGGCGCCTTCACCGCCGCGGGCTTCCTCACCCTCGGCCTCGTCGCGTCGCTGTCGCTCGGACCCTCGCGCGGCGGCCGCCGCGAGGAGGAGGCGCGCGAGCGGGACGGTGCTCCGACAACCCCTTAG
- a CDS encoding MFS transporter, with protein MFRSLRVFNFRVWTLGALVSNIGGWMQATAQDWVVLTELTNHDATAMGVTMALQFGPPLLLVGVTGWVADRFDRRRLLMVTQSALLLLAVAVGVLLLTHVMTLPLMWLFALGFGMVNAFDAPARQAFVSDVVGRDDASNAVALNSASFNMARLIGPAVGGVLIVLIGTGWMFLANAGTFLAMLVALALIRTRELVPRVRSAGAARLADGFRYVRGRPDLLVIFSMVFLLGAFGMNFPIFASTMAIEFGRDADGYGLLSSVLAIGSLVGALLSARRDRARMRVVVWAAGGFGAVSLLSSFMPLYALYAVTLVLVGFCTVTMLTTANGYVQTTTDPALRGRVLALYMAVIMGATPIGAPIAGWVATEFGPRAAIQVGAAAGALACIIGLTWVAASGRLHRHETRRFRLTIDETRPIGVIPPEEFSDEIAEATPVPLPSKDPQPAGRRAG; from the coding sequence ATGTTCCGCTCGCTGCGGGTGTTCAACTTCCGCGTGTGGACGCTCGGCGCCCTCGTGTCGAACATCGGCGGCTGGATGCAGGCCACGGCCCAGGACTGGGTCGTGCTCACCGAGCTGACGAATCACGACGCGACGGCGATGGGCGTGACGATGGCGCTGCAGTTCGGCCCGCCCCTGCTGCTGGTGGGCGTGACGGGCTGGGTCGCCGACCGGTTCGACCGGCGCAGGCTGCTGATGGTCACGCAGTCCGCACTGCTGCTCCTCGCCGTCGCCGTCGGCGTGCTGCTGCTCACGCACGTCATGACGCTCCCCCTCATGTGGCTCTTCGCCCTCGGGTTCGGCATGGTCAACGCCTTCGACGCCCCCGCCCGCCAGGCCTTCGTGTCGGACGTGGTCGGCCGCGACGACGCCTCCAACGCCGTCGCGCTCAACTCGGCCTCGTTCAACATGGCCCGCCTCATCGGCCCCGCCGTCGGCGGCGTGCTCATCGTGCTGATCGGCACCGGCTGGATGTTCCTGGCCAACGCCGGCACGTTCCTCGCGATGCTCGTGGCGCTGGCGCTCATCCGCACGCGCGAGCTCGTGCCGCGGGTGCGCTCGGCGGGCGCGGCGCGCCTCGCCGACGGCTTCCGCTACGTGCGCGGACGCCCCGACCTGCTCGTCATCTTCTCGATGGTGTTCCTGCTCGGCGCCTTCGGCATGAACTTCCCGATCTTCGCCTCCACGATGGCGATCGAGTTCGGGCGCGACGCCGACGGCTACGGGCTGCTGAGCTCCGTGCTGGCCATCGGCTCGCTCGTCGGCGCGCTGCTGTCCGCCCGCCGCGACCGCGCCCGCATGCGCGTCGTCGTCTGGGCCGCCGGCGGCTTCGGAGCCGTCTCGCTGCTGTCGTCGTTCATGCCCCTCTACGCGCTGTATGCCGTCACGCTGGTGCTCGTCGGATTCTGCACCGTCACGATGCTGACGACGGCGAACGGCTACGTGCAGACCACCACCGACCCGGCGCTCCGGGGCCGCGTGCTCGCGCTCTACATGGCCGTCATCATGGGCGCGACGCCCATCGGGGCGCCCATCGCGGGATGGGTGGCCACCGAGTTCGGACCCCGCGCGGCGATCCAGGTGGGCGCGGCGGCCGGCGCGCTGGCCTGCATCATCGGACTGACGTGGGTCGCGGCATCCGGTCGCCTGCACCGGCACGAGACCCGGCGCTTCCGCCTCACCATCGACGAGACGCGTCCGATCGGCGTCATTCCGCCCGAGGAGTTCAGCGACGAGATCGCCGAGGCGACCCCGGTGCCGCTGCCGTCGAAGGATCCGCAGCCGGCAGGGCGCCGCGCGGGCTGA
- a CDS encoding TetR/AcrR family transcriptional regulator, whose translation MTDTIGAVGRTRGTYAKTAAKRIAILDAALEVFAESGYRAGSLREVATRVGMSEAGLLHHFANKGVLLQAVLDHRDERSRAVVDFDHEDGRVGLRGLISLALYNQSIPGVVELYCTLSAEATAPAHPAHAYFVNRYAYVRRSVGETFTRLREAGRLRADVDPARAAIATVAFMDGLQVQWLLDRDAVDMARELAGLFDSMVDFGEGESAMTGVVVIQREEEAA comes from the coding sequence ATGACGGACACCATCGGCGCGGTCGGGCGAACCCGGGGGACGTACGCCAAGACCGCAGCGAAGCGCATCGCGATCCTGGATGCCGCGCTGGAGGTGTTCGCCGAGTCGGGGTACCGCGCGGGCTCCCTCCGCGAGGTCGCCACGCGCGTCGGGATGAGCGAGGCCGGCCTGCTGCACCACTTCGCCAACAAGGGCGTGCTCCTCCAGGCGGTGCTCGATCACCGCGACGAGCGCTCCCGCGCGGTGGTGGACTTCGACCACGAGGACGGCCGCGTCGGCCTCCGCGGACTCATCTCCCTCGCCCTCTACAACCAGTCGATCCCCGGTGTCGTGGAGCTGTACTGCACCCTCTCGGCCGAGGCGACGGCGCCGGCGCACCCGGCCCACGCCTACTTCGTCAACCGCTACGCGTACGTGCGCCGCTCCGTCGGAGAGACCTTCACCCGGCTCCGCGAGGCGGGTCGCCTCCGCGCCGACGTCGATCCGGCGCGCGCCGCCATCGCGACGGTCGCCTTCATGGACGGTCTGCAGGTGCAGTGGCTGCTCGATCGTGACGCGGTGGACATGGCCCGCGAGCTGGCGGGCCTGTTCGACTCGATGGTCGACTTCGGTGAGGGCGAGAGTGCGATGACCGGCGTCGTCGTCATCCAGCGCGAGGAGGAGGCGGCATGA
- a CDS encoding glycoside hydrolase family 2 TIM barrel-domain containing protein, producing MIRTSFDAGWTVGPKRGTFEAPVAGDRRAVLLPHDALRDLPRSPDSDQGVHAGYYPGGVFEYAKTFAVPEEWRTRTVLLEFEGVYRDAVVKINGDFAAHEPNGYATFVVRADAFLRFGQDNAVTVEARAHKDSRWYAGAGIHRPVHLIVADPVHLAVDGVRVTTPDVDAERAVVAVSATLENGTRHTALTRVRWRVASPDGTTVADGSAPVTVLPGEPATARARLRVRGPRLWGTGDPALYVLHTTVEDAAGAVVDEDTTSFGIRTLQLDAARGLRINGETVKLRGACVHADNGPLGAAAVDAAEDRRIRLLKAAGFNAIRSAHNPISRALLDACDRHGVLVMDELTDVWTSAKTTFDSSLTFPERWRDDVAAMVRKDVNHPSVILYSIGNEILELATPLGSAWSRRIAEAVREDDPTRFVTNGINGIIANLGHLAEAMAEAAASDPNTMMAGMGEQMARMNASDLVTASTEESASVLDVVGFNYADSRYALDAELFPERIIVGSETFPSKIEVMWQLVEEWDHVIGDFTWTGWDYIGEAGIGRVDYTDVEGYEPTGTAGPYPYVLAESGDLDITGHRRTVSYYREIVFGLRSDPWIAVHRPQHHGRPTATTPWSWDDTVASWSWGVRAGSPVAVDVYADADEVELLLDGASLGTAAVGAAPYGAAPGKAFVARFATVYRPGELVAVARRDGAEVGRTALRTAAGEIALVARVDRDLLVDGSADAAFVEITLEDAAGTVPCDVDRLVTVTVEGAGTLGGLATGRARTEEPFGGPSVTTSDGRALAVIRPDGAGTVTVTVRAEGCRDARVVLEVA from the coding sequence ATGATCCGCACCTCGTTCGACGCCGGCTGGACGGTCGGCCCCAAGCGCGGCACGTTCGAGGCGCCCGTCGCCGGTGATCGCCGCGCGGTGCTGCTGCCCCATGACGCGCTCCGCGATCTGCCGCGCTCGCCCGACAGCGACCAGGGCGTGCACGCCGGCTACTACCCCGGGGGCGTGTTCGAGTACGCCAAGACGTTCGCGGTACCCGAGGAGTGGCGCACGCGCACGGTCCTGCTCGAGTTCGAGGGCGTCTATCGCGACGCGGTCGTCAAGATCAACGGAGACTTCGCGGCGCACGAGCCCAACGGGTACGCGACGTTCGTCGTCCGCGCCGACGCCTTCCTCCGCTTCGGCCAGGACAACGCCGTCACCGTCGAGGCGCGCGCCCACAAGGACTCCCGCTGGTACGCCGGGGCCGGCATCCATCGGCCCGTCCACCTGATCGTGGCCGACCCGGTGCACCTCGCTGTCGACGGCGTGCGCGTGACCACGCCCGACGTCGACGCGGAGCGCGCGGTCGTCGCCGTCTCGGCGACCCTCGAGAACGGCACCCGGCACACGGCCCTCACGCGCGTGCGCTGGCGCGTCGCGTCGCCGGACGGAACGACCGTCGCGGACGGCTCGGCGCCCGTCACGGTGCTGCCGGGCGAGCCCGCCACCGCCCGCGCCCGTCTCCGCGTGCGCGGGCCGCGGCTGTGGGGGACCGGCGATCCCGCCCTGTACGTGCTCCACACGACGGTGGAGGATGCCGCGGGCGCGGTCGTCGACGAGGACACGACGTCGTTCGGCATCCGCACCCTCCAGCTCGACGCCGCCCGGGGGCTCCGGATCAACGGCGAGACGGTGAAGCTCCGCGGCGCGTGCGTGCACGCCGACAACGGCCCGCTGGGCGCGGCCGCGGTCGATGCGGCTGAGGACCGCCGCATCCGGCTCCTCAAGGCGGCCGGCTTCAACGCGATCCGCAGCGCTCACAACCCGATCAGCCGCGCGCTGCTCGATGCCTGCGACCGCCACGGCGTGCTCGTGATGGACGAGCTGACCGACGTGTGGACCTCGGCGAAGACCACGTTCGACTCCTCGCTGACGTTCCCGGAGCGCTGGCGCGACGACGTGGCGGCGATGGTCCGCAAGGACGTCAACCACCCCAGCGTCATCCTGTACTCGATCGGCAACGAGATCCTCGAGCTCGCCACCCCGCTCGGGTCCGCCTGGAGCCGCCGCATCGCCGAGGCGGTGCGCGAGGACGACCCGACGCGCTTCGTCACCAACGGGATCAACGGCATCATCGCCAACCTCGGTCACCTGGCCGAGGCGATGGCGGAGGCCGCGGCATCCGATCCGAATACGATGATGGCCGGCATGGGCGAGCAGATGGCGCGGATGAACGCGTCCGACCTCGTGACCGCGTCGACCGAGGAGTCGGCCTCCGTGCTCGACGTCGTCGGCTTCAACTACGCCGACTCCCGCTACGCGCTGGACGCCGAGCTGTTCCCCGAGCGCATCATCGTCGGCTCCGAGACGTTCCCCTCGAAGATCGAGGTGATGTGGCAGCTCGTGGAGGAGTGGGACCACGTCATCGGCGACTTCACCTGGACGGGCTGGGACTACATCGGCGAGGCCGGCATCGGCCGCGTCGACTACACCGACGTCGAGGGCTACGAGCCCACCGGCACGGCCGGGCCGTACCCGTACGTGCTCGCCGAGAGCGGCGACCTCGACATCACCGGCCACCGCCGCACCGTGTCGTACTACCGCGAGATCGTGTTCGGCCTCCGCTCCGATCCGTGGATCGCGGTGCACCGTCCGCAGCATCACGGCCGTCCGACCGCGACGACGCCCTGGTCGTGGGATGACACCGTCGCCTCGTGGAGCTGGGGCGTCCGCGCCGGGTCGCCGGTCGCGGTGGACGTGTACGCCGACGCCGACGAGGTCGAGCTGCTCCTCGACGGCGCCTCGCTCGGAACGGCGGCGGTGGGCGCGGCGCCGTACGGCGCAGCGCCGGGCAAGGCATTCGTCGCCCGGTTCGCGACGGTGTACCGGCCGGGAGAGCTCGTGGCCGTCGCCCGGCGCGACGGCGCCGAGGTCGGCCGCACGGCGCTGCGGACGGCGGCGGGGGAGATCGCGCTCGTGGCCCGGGTGGACCGCGACCTCCTGGTGGACGGCTCGGCGGATGCCGCGTTCGTCGAGATCACGCTGGAGGATGCCGCGGGCACCGTGCCGTGCGACGTCGACCGTCTCGTCACCGTGACCGTCGAGGGAGCCGGCACCCTCGGAGGGCTCGCCACCGGCCGGGCACGCACCGAGGAGCCGTTCGGCGGACCCTCCGTCACGACCTCCGACGGACGTGCACTCGCCGTCATCCGGCCGGACGGCGCGGGCACCGTCACGGTGACCGTTCGGGCCGAGGGATGCCGCGACGCCCGGGTGGTGCTCGAGGTCGCCTAG
- a CDS encoding lipoate--protein ligase family protein, producing MHGEYKVPGGKLVVVDLEVRDGRIADFHLAGDFFLEPDDALADIDAAVTGLPVESDAGQIAAAVRAALPAGAQLLGFTPEAVGTAVRRALVTAPGWKDFSWEVVHDAPVSPRMNLALDEVLTARVGDGRRNPTLRLWEWDESAVVIGSFQSLRNEVDPEGAARHGFDVVRRISGGGAMMMGANSIVTYSLYVPASLVAGMTFADSYAFLDDWVLQALRSVGVDATYQPLNDIASPQGKIGGAAQKRLANGGVLHHATLSYDMDGQVMTEVLRIGREKLSDKGTVSAAKRVDPLKSQTGMPRAAIIDTFIQTFSTLYGAVPGHITADEYAEAEALVASKFSTDAWLRRVP from the coding sequence ATGCACGGCGAATACAAGGTGCCCGGCGGCAAGCTCGTGGTGGTCGACCTCGAGGTCCGCGACGGACGGATCGCGGACTTCCACCTCGCGGGCGACTTCTTCCTCGAACCCGACGACGCGCTCGCCGACATCGACGCGGCCGTCACGGGTCTGCCTGTCGAGTCCGACGCCGGTCAGATCGCCGCCGCCGTCCGCGCCGCGCTCCCCGCCGGGGCGCAGCTGCTGGGCTTCACCCCGGAGGCCGTGGGCACCGCCGTGCGGCGCGCCCTGGTCACCGCGCCCGGGTGGAAGGACTTCTCGTGGGAGGTCGTGCACGACGCCCCCGTGAGCCCGCGCATGAACCTCGCCCTCGACGAGGTGCTCACCGCCCGCGTCGGCGACGGCCGCCGCAATCCCACGCTCCGTCTCTGGGAGTGGGACGAATCGGCCGTGGTGATCGGCTCCTTCCAGTCGCTGCGCAACGAGGTCGATCCCGAGGGCGCCGCGCGCCACGGCTTCGACGTGGTCCGCCGCATCTCCGGCGGCGGAGCCATGATGATGGGCGCCAACTCGATCGTCACCTACTCGCTGTACGTGCCGGCATCCCTCGTCGCGGGCATGACGTTCGCCGACTCCTACGCCTTCCTCGACGACTGGGTGCTGCAGGCGCTGCGCTCGGTCGGCGTCGACGCGACCTATCAGCCGCTGAACGACATCGCCTCGCCGCAGGGCAAGATCGGCGGCGCCGCGCAGAAGCGGCTCGCCAACGGCGGGGTGCTGCACCACGCGACCCTGAGCTACGACATGGACGGTCAGGTCATGACCGAGGTGCTCCGCATCGGCCGCGAGAAGCTCAGCGACAAGGGCACGGTGTCGGCGGCGAAGCGGGTCGATCCGCTGAAGAGCCAGACGGGGATGCCGCGCGCGGCCATCATCGACACGTTCATCCAGACGTTCTCCACCCTCTACGGCGCGGTCCCGGGGCACATCACCGCGGACGAGTACGCCGAGGCGGAGGCGCTGGTCGCGTCGAAGTTCTCCACGGACGCGTGGCTGCGCCGCGTGCCGTGA
- a CDS encoding MarR family winged helix-turn-helix transcriptional regulator — protein sequence MATFRLARRLRSQRAVDTMSDGQFAVLVALKVHGLHTLGELAERERVTAPSMNRTVNCLEELGYLTRSSDENDRRKVNIVVTDAGREVVAETVRRRDAWLEAALQQLTDAERAVLAEAAAIMRGVADG from the coding sequence ATGGCGACCTTCCGCCTCGCGCGGCGTCTGCGCAGCCAGCGGGCCGTCGACACGATGAGCGACGGGCAGTTCGCCGTGCTGGTCGCCCTCAAAGTGCACGGCCTGCACACGCTCGGCGAGCTGGCGGAGCGCGAGCGGGTCACGGCCCCCTCGATGAACCGCACCGTCAACTGCCTCGAGGAGCTCGGCTACCTCACCCGCTCGTCCGACGAGAACGACCGCCGCAAGGTGAACATCGTCGTGACGGATGCCGGCCGGGAGGTCGTCGCGGAGACCGTGCGCCGCCGCGACGCGTGGCTCGAGGCGGCGCTGCAGCAGCTGACGGATGCCGAGCGCGCCGTGCTCGCGGAGGCCGCCGCCATCATGCGAGGGGTGGCCGACGGATGA
- a CDS encoding alpha/beta fold hydrolase, with amino-acid sequence MPEYIDAHGVTIVYDRHPATGAAGDGEARGVVQLLHGVGEHAGRYARTIAALTGAGFVVYADDHRGHGRTGMTQHGDALRLGRLGPGGHRAAVAALWQFTRLIRDENPNLPLVLLGHSWGSFLAQILLNDHPDAYDAVVLTGSALRWPGSLNHRPLNAPWAGPEATGLEWLSTDPAVAADFAADPLTIDVPLAQLFGAAETLRLIGRPRRDLGRDIPVLLMVGRDDTVGGPRSVHRLADAYRRRSGLTDVTTLVYPDARHEIFNEGVQDEVRADLLAWLDARIPVRQRP; translated from the coding sequence ATGCCCGAGTACATCGACGCGCACGGCGTCACGATCGTCTACGACCGGCACCCCGCCACGGGCGCCGCAGGCGACGGGGAGGCCCGCGGAGTCGTGCAGCTCCTGCACGGCGTCGGGGAGCACGCGGGCAGGTACGCGCGCACGATCGCCGCCCTCACCGGCGCCGGGTTCGTCGTCTACGCCGACGACCACCGCGGGCACGGACGCACCGGCATGACGCAGCACGGTGACGCCCTCCGCCTCGGACGTCTCGGGCCCGGCGGTCATCGGGCGGCCGTCGCGGCCCTGTGGCAGTTCACACGGCTCATCCGCGACGAGAATCCGAACCTGCCGCTCGTGCTCCTCGGGCACTCCTGGGGGTCGTTCCTCGCGCAGATCCTGCTGAACGACCACCCCGACGCCTACGACGCGGTGGTGCTGACCGGCTCCGCGCTGCGCTGGCCGGGGTCGCTGAATCATCGCCCGCTGAACGCGCCGTGGGCGGGTCCCGAGGCGACCGGCCTCGAGTGGCTGTCGACCGACCCCGCCGTGGCGGCGGATTTCGCCGCCGACCCGCTCACGATCGACGTGCCGCTGGCTCAGCTCTTCGGCGCCGCCGAGACGCTGCGCCTCATCGGCCGACCGCGCAGAGACCTCGGCCGCGACATCCCGGTGCTGCTGATGGTCGGCCGCGACGACACGGTGGGCGGTCCGCGCAGCGTGCACCGGCTGGCGGATGCGTACCGCCGCCGATCAGGACTCACGGATGTCACGACGCTCGTCTATCCCGACGCCCGGCACGAGATCTTCAACGAGGGCGTGCAGGACGAGGTGCGGGCCGACCTCCTCGCGTGGCTCGACGCCCGCATCCCCGTGCGGCAGCGGCCGTAG